From Rhodococcus sp. B7740:
CGCGTTGACGTCGCGGTGGGGGTCGCGTCCCCGCAGGTAGGGGAACTGCCCGGGCAGCGGACCTTCCGGTCGTTCGTCGAAGGCGGTGTACAACGGGGACACGGTGATCCCGTCGTACGTCGTGGAATCGAGTAGGTGTTCGGCATCGGCCGGCAGATCGGACACCTCGACCCGACGCGATTTGGCCAGGACACCTGCCACTGCCTTCTGCCAGGCCGCATGAGCGCTGCGTGCGGCATCTTCGTGCGACGCGATGGACACGTGTGCTGCTCCCTCGGTTCGGCCGGGTAGTCCTTCGCCCGACGTGAAGTGATGCTAACCCCACCGAGTTGCACATTATCGTGAGGATCACCTCACGTTCGATCGTGCAGCGCGGCTCTCGGACTCGGGAGGCGACGAGGTGTCGTCTCACGCCGGTACGCTGGCCTCTCGTGACCCGGCACCTGCGTGACGTTCGACTGATCGCGCTGCTGGCGGTGATTGCCGTCTTCGCTCTGGTAGCGGTGTTCGCACCCCATCCGAGTGTCGAACAGATTCGTGATTGGGGTGCGTCCGTCGGTCCGGCATTCCCGCTCGTGTTCTTCGGTGTGCACGCGATCGTGACCGTGGCGCCTGTCCCGAGAACGCTGTTCACGCTCAGTGCAGGAGTGTTGTTCGGGCCCCTGACCGGTCTGGCGGTCACCATCGGCGCGTCGACCGTCAGTGCGATGCTGGCGCTGCTGTTGGTCCGTGCCATCGGTCGCGACGCCGTGGCAGCGCGGATGTCGCACTCGGCTCTCGATTCGGTGGACGAGAGTCTGCGTCGACGAGGATGGCTGGCCGTCGGCTCCCTGCGCCTGATCGCGCCGGTGCCGTTCTCGTTGGTGAACTACGCGTGTGGGGTGTCGGCGGTTCGGCTCGTCCCGTTCGCCCTGGCGACGGCCGTCGGGATGCTGCCGGGCACGCTCGGAATCGTCGTGATCGGCGGAGCGATCGGAGGCGAGACACATCCGGCGCTGCTGGTGTTGTCTGCGGTCTGTATCGCGATCGGTCTGAGTGGGCTGGTGGTGGATTGGCGGCTCTCGCGAGGTTCGCGATCCGTGCCGGCGCCTGCGGGCGGTCGACAGGCCGGGAACCTTGATTCCGACGAATCAAGCCTTGAAGCTTGACTGGACCACATCAACGATCTAGCCTTGTCCGATGTTCGTGCTGACCGTGGACCAACGCCGCAGTAGACGCGATATCGATCGCGTGCCCGAACTGCTCGAACGCTATCGCGACCACGAACTGATCCGGCCCTTCGAGCGCACCGCAGGAGACGAAGTGCAAGCCGTCTGCGAGGACGCCGCTACCGTCGTCTCGATCGCTCTCGAACTGGTCGCCACCCCGCACTGGAGCGTCGGCATCGGCATCGGTTCCGTCGAACTCCCGCTACCCGAGACGACACGCGCCGGACGCGGACCGGCATTCGAAGCAGCCAGAGACGCCGTGACCCGAGCCAAGAACGCCCCGGCTGCGCTCGCCGTCAGCGGTCCCGACGACGCTGCCGCCGAGGACGCGGAGACGGCATCGACCCTGGTTGCGCTGCTCGTGATCAGACGATCGGACCAGGGGCGAGAAGCGGTGGAACTCATGGCCCGCGGGTTCTCGCAAACCGAGGCGGCCGAACGGTTGAAGATCAGCAAACAAGCCATGTCGCAACGACTCTCGGTAGCCGGCTGGCACGTCGAGAACGCAGGTCGCACCCTGGCGACTCGACTGCTCGACACCGCGAACACGACGGGAAACCACAGGCCATGATCGTTGCCACCCTGGTGCTACTGGCACTGACCGCAATTGCCGCCATCGTCCCCACCGGCACCGGGATTCGCCGATGGCTGCCCACCGTCGCCGCGTCGAGTCTCCTCGTGGCAGCGGCAGTCCTGGCCACGGTGGCCGGACCGGCCTACGGTCTCGGCCATGCCGTCGGAATCGTCCTGAGCGTCGTCGCAGCAGCCCTGGGTGGAACGGCGGCGGTACCCACCGTGTTTCGCATCGCACGACGACGCAGCGACTCGACCGGAGACGATCCGGTCGAGCCGCTGCGTGGTGGCCTGACCATAGGCGTCCTCGAACGCGTGGCCGTCGCCGTGTCGATTCTCGCCGGATGGCCGGAGGGCATCGCGATCGTGCTGGCAGTCAAGGGGCTCGCGCGCTATCCAGAACTGCGCGAATCCCATGCCTCCGAACAATTCATCATCGGCACCTTCGCCAGCGTCCTGTGGGCTCTGGCCGCTGCCGGGGTCGGCACGGCCCTGATCAGCTGATCAGGGCCGTCCCTCAACGCTGTTCCGGCTCCGCCTCCGGCGACGCCGCCAGGGCACCGACGTCGAACCCCTTCGACAGCTCGGGCGCGGACGCCAGCGACGTGTCGACCGGCTTGCGCGCCACCGCTTCTGCAGCCTTGACCGCCTCGGCGACCGCCGGATCGGTCTTGGTCTCGAACCATTCGGCAACCTCGTCCGAATCGTCCTCCGGCTTGGGCTCGTTGCCGGCCGACTCGTTGGGCTCGTACCGGAACACACCGTCTTCGCCGGGCGCACCGAGTGTCTTGGCGAACCCCTTGAGGGCGTCACCGAAATCGCTCGGGATCATCCACACCTTGTTCGCATCGCCCTGAGCCATCTGCGGCAGCGTCTGCATGTACTGGTAGGCGAGCAACTCGGGCGTCGGCTTCCCTGCCTTGATGGCACCGAACACCTTCTCGATCGCCTTGGCCTGACCCTGAGCTTCGAGGTACTTCGCGGCGCGGTCACCCTGCGCCCGCAGGATGCGGGACTGGCGCTCGCCCTCGGCGGTGAGGATGGCTGCCTGCTTGCCGCCCTCGGCCGCGAGAATCCGGCTCTGCTTGTCTCCCTCGGCCGTCTTGATCGCCGATTCGCGATGGCCTTCGGCGGTGAGGATGGTCGCTCGCTTCTCGCGATCGGCCTTCATCTGCTTCTCCATCGACTCCTGGATCGAGGGCGGCGGGTCGATGCTCTTGAGCTCGACTCGGGCCACGCGCAGGCCCCAACGGCCGGTGGCCTCGTCCAGTACGACCCGCAGCTGCCCGTTGATCGAATCACGCGAGGTGAGAGTTTCCTCCAGTGTCATTCCACCGACGACGTTGCGCAGAGTGGTGGTGGTCAACTGCTCGACACCGACGATGTAGTTGTTGATCTCGTACACGGCCGATTGCGGGTTGGTGACCTGGAAGTAGACGACGGTGTCGATGGACACGGTCAGGTTGTCCTTGGTGATCACCGGCTGCGGCGGAAACGACACGACTCGCTCACGCAGGTCGACCTTGGCGCGGATGCGGTCGACGAACGGCACGAGAAACGTGAGCTGACCGGACACGGTGCGCGTGTAGCGGCCGAGCCGCTCGATCACGGCGGCCTCGGCCTGCGGGACGATCGAGATGGACTTGGCCATCAACACCGCGACGAATGCGACGATGACAGCCAGTGCGATGAGTGCTTCCACGTGGCTACGGTCCCTTCCATACGACGGCGGTTGCGCCGTCTATTTCCATCACGGTCACGGTGGTACCCGGGGCATAGACCTCGGTCTCGTCGAGTGGACGAGCGGTCCACACCTCCCCACCGAGCTTGATCTGGCCTTCGTGGGCAGTGACCTGTTCGAGAACGATCGCACTCTTGCCGGTGAGCGCAGCCATCCCCATCGGGGTTTCGGGCGGAGTCGCGAAGCGACGCAACAGTATCGGTCTCAGACCGAGCACCAATGCCAGCGACAGGACGCCGAAGACGATCGCATCGGCCCACACCGGGAAGTCGGTCAGAGCCGATACGCCCGCGGTGCCGAGCGCGCCGCCGGCGATCATCAGAAGAAAGAAGTCGCCCGTCAGTGCCTCGGCACCGGCGAGAACCACTGCCGCTATGAGCCAAATGATCGCTGCCACAGCCTCCATCCAAGCACGAATCGGACAATTGCCGGTGCGTTGCTGGACACAGCCCTACTCGGTGACGAAGTCGACCAATTGCTCGACGGCTCCGATCAACGGTGCTTCGAGATCACGGAAGCTAGACACCGACGAGTACACCCGACGCCACCCCTCCCGCGGATTGCCCCACCCCAACTCTCGACAGATTCCGGTTTTCCAATCCTCACCCCGCGGGATCTTCGGCCAAGCGTCGATGCCGACAGCAGCGGGCTTGACCGCCTCCCAGACGTCGATGAACGGATGACCGGTGACCAGAACGTGTTCGCCCAGCGACCTCGTCAACTTCGACTCCTTGGAACCGGTCACCAAGTGGTCCACCAGAACTCCCACACGGCGGCCCGGGCCGGGACCGAATTCCGCCAACCGCTCCCCCAGATTGTCCAGACCTTCCAGATGCTCGACGACCACGCCCTCCACCCGAAGATCGTGTCCCCACACACTTTCCACCAGGGCCGCGTCGTGCACGCCCTCGACCCAGATGCGACTGGCGCGGGCGGTGCGCGCGCGCAGGCCCTCGACCTTGGTCGAACCGGATGCGGAGCGCGTCGGTGCCGCCGCAGCCGCCGCAGGCTTGGGCCGAACCAGGGTGACCCGACGTCCGTCGATCAGGAACGCCGCCTCGCGCAGGGCGAACAGCCGCGTCGTGCGGGCACCGTCCTCGAGCCGGACGAAATCTCCGTCGTAGGTGCGCTCGAAGCCGACCACGGCACCGCAGTACCCGGTGCCGGCATCTTCGACGACCAATCCGCGCTCGGCCGACACCTCCGGTGCCGGAACCTTGCGCATGCGACTGTGCCCTCTGAGAATGTCTCCGCCGTACATGTCGTTCACGGCGACCAACGCTAGCGACACCGGCGTCCCGAGCACGGTTCGCCACGCCGACCTATGCTCGTGAGTCGTGTGTTCCTCAAGCGCAAGTCTCGCCCTGTGGGCCGGTTCCTGGCTGGCCGGTGCCAGCTCGCCCGACGACGTCATCGACGCCATGTACGAGTGGGCACCGATGCATCTGGTGGGTGCAGGCGATGCGGACGCGGCAGTGAATTTCGGGCTCGAGCATCCCGGCTACGCCGATGGAATCGCGAGCCTGCTGCACGCGATCAGGGCGGCTGCAACAGCATCGACTCCCGAGGCCGGCGACGATCGAGTCAAACTCGTTCTGCCTGCCCCCGGCGCAGTGACCGGACTGCCCGCGAACACGGATTTCTCGCGTGCCGCCCTGAACGCGGGGCAGGCCGTGATCGTCGGGACCTCGGGCAACGCCGGCATCGGTGTGGTGCCCGTCGTGGAGGGACCGGATGTGTTGCGCTGGACCGTGTACTCGATCGTCGTCCCCGAGCACGGTCATCGAGATCAGGGGTTGGGTGAGGCCGAGTACGAAATGCGTGAGGCCGTGCGCGGCGCAGCGGACGCGCTCGCGCAGATGCAGTCGCTACCCAGGCGCACCCTCGACACCGATCCGCGCACCCGTATCGCCGCACTGATCGCCGACGCGGCACGGCATCGCTACCCGGCGGAGATGTCCGACAGAGCGTTCCGCGTCCTCGAATCGGCAGATCGGGTCGCCGCCATTCTGACGGTCGCGGCGGGATCGGCTCCGTCGGAGGCACCGACCGCGTCGGCAGCCGCGGCAC
This genomic window contains:
- a CDS encoding TVP38/TMEM64 family protein yields the protein MTRHLRDVRLIALLAVIAVFALVAVFAPHPSVEQIRDWGASVGPAFPLVFFGVHAIVTVAPVPRTLFTLSAGVLFGPLTGLAVTIGASTVSAMLALLLVRAIGRDAVAARMSHSALDSVDESLRRRGWLAVGSLRLIAPVPFSLVNYACGVSAVRLVPFALATAVGMLPGTLGIVVIGGAIGGETHPALLVLSAVCIAIGLSGLVVDWRLSRGSRSVPAPAGGRQAGNLDSDESSLEA
- a CDS encoding SPFH domain-containing protein, which gives rise to MEALIALAVIVAFVAVLMAKSISIVPQAEAAVIERLGRYTRTVSGQLTFLVPFVDRIRAKVDLRERVVSFPPQPVITKDNLTVSIDTVVYFQVTNPQSAVYEINNYIVGVEQLTTTTLRNVVGGMTLEETLTSRDSINGQLRVVLDEATGRWGLRVARVELKSIDPPPSIQESMEKQMKADREKRATILTAEGHRESAIKTAEGDKQSRILAAEGGKQAAILTAEGERQSRILRAQGDRAAKYLEAQGQAKAIEKVFGAIKAGKPTPELLAYQYMQTLPQMAQGDANKVWMIPSDFGDALKGFAKTLGAPGEDGVFRYEPNESAGNEPKPEDDSDEVAEWFETKTDPAVAEAVKAAEAVARKPVDTSLASAPELSKGFDVGALAASPEAEPEQR
- a CDS encoding NfeD family protein — encoded protein: MAAIIWLIAAVVLAGAEALTGDFFLLMIAGGALGTAGVSALTDFPVWADAIVFGVLSLALVLGLRPILLRRFATPPETPMGMAALTGKSAIVLEQVTAHEGQIKLGGEVWTARPLDETEVYAPGTTVTVMEIDGATAVVWKGP
- a CDS encoding DUF3097 domain-containing protein gives rise to the protein MYGGDILRGHSRMRKVPAPEVSAERGLVVEDAGTGYCGAVVGFERTYDGDFVRLEDGARTTRLFALREAAFLIDGRRVTLVRPKPAAAAAAPTRSASGSTKVEGLRARTARASRIWVEGVHDAALVESVWGHDLRVEGVVVEHLEGLDNLGERLAEFGPGPGRRVGVLVDHLVTGSKESKLTRSLGEHVLVTGHPFIDVWEAVKPAAVGIDAWPKIPRGEDWKTGICRELGWGNPREGWRRVYSSVSSFRDLEAPLIGAVEQLVDFVTE